Proteins encoded in a region of the Chryseobacterium piperi genome:
- the rlmD gene encoding 23S rRNA (uracil(1939)-C(5))-methyltransferase RlmD, translating into MKKKKNIILENIKLLTAGAKGVAIGKTEDGKTILVSGAIPGDVVNARVKKSKSKYYEAETIEVLEKSPFRVDPKCIHFGVCGGCKWQNMSYEKQLDFKQEEVYNNIKRIGGIEDFETVRILGSEEQYFYRNKMEFSFSNARWLTQYEISSEENFGNKDALGFHIPGMWSKILDLKECFLQEDPSNAIRLAVKNYGVENGLDFFDVRNQEGFLRTLMMRQNSKGEWMVLFQLYREETENREKLFEFLLSKFPQIKTLVYAINPKQNDSIYDLDINIYFGDGFLMEEMDGLKFKIGPKSFFQTNYKQALELYRKTLEFADLKGDEVVYDLYTGTGTIAQYVARNAKQVIGIESVQEAIDAAIEHAELNGLTNCTFYCGDMKDIFNDEFMANHPKADVLITDPPRDGMHQKVVEQILKLSPEKVVYVSCNSATQARDLALMKEHYNVVKILPVDMFPQTHHVENIALLIKK; encoded by the coding sequence ATGAAAAAGAAGAAAAACATTATTCTTGAAAATATTAAGCTTTTAACGGCTGGAGCTAAAGGTGTAGCAATAGGTAAGACAGAAGATGGGAAAACCATATTAGTTTCAGGAGCTATTCCGGGAGATGTTGTAAATGCCAGAGTGAAAAAGTCCAAATCCAAATATTATGAAGCTGAAACTATTGAAGTTTTAGAAAAATCTCCTTTCAGGGTAGATCCTAAATGTATTCACTTTGGAGTTTGTGGTGGATGTAAATGGCAGAATATGAGCTATGAGAAACAGCTCGACTTTAAACAAGAAGAGGTATATAATAATATCAAGAGAATCGGAGGAATTGAGGATTTCGAAACGGTAAGGATATTAGGTTCGGAAGAACAGTATTTTTATAGAAATAAAATGGAATTTTCTTTCTCTAATGCAAGATGGCTTACCCAATATGAAATAAGTTCAGAAGAAAATTTTGGGAATAAAGATGCTTTAGGTTTTCATATTCCGGGAATGTGGAGCAAGATCCTGGATCTTAAAGAATGTTTTCTTCAGGAAGATCCATCGAATGCAATCCGTTTAGCGGTGAAAAATTATGGAGTAGAAAATGGACTGGACTTCTTTGATGTAAGAAATCAGGAAGGTTTTCTGAGAACATTAATGATGAGACAGAACTCTAAAGGTGAGTGGATGGTATTATTTCAGCTTTACAGAGAAGAAACGGAAAACAGAGAAAAACTATTTGAATTCCTGTTGAGTAAGTTCCCTCAGATTAAAACTCTGGTATATGCTATTAATCCTAAGCAAAATGACTCTATCTATGATCTAGATATTAATATTTATTTTGGAGATGGCTTTTTAATGGAAGAAATGGATGGGCTGAAGTTTAAAATAGGTCCGAAGTCTTTCTTCCAAACAAACTATAAGCAGGCTTTAGAGCTTTACAGAAAAACGTTGGAATTTGCTGATTTAAAAGGTGACGAAGTGGTTTATGATCTTTATACAGGGACAGGGACCATTGCGCAATATGTTGCTAGAAATGCAAAGCAGGTGATTGGAATAGAATCTGTTCAGGAAGCTATTGACGCAGCAATTGAACACGCTGAGCTCAACGGTCTTACGAACTGTACGTTCTATTGTGGTGATATGAAGGATATTTTTAATGATGAATTCATGGCAAACCATCCAAAAGCAGATGTTCTTATTACAGACCCTCCAAGAGACGGGATGCATCAGAAAGTGGTAGAGCAGATTTTAAAGCTTTCTCCTGAAAAAGTGGTTTATGTAAGCTGTAATTCTGCTACGCAGGCGAGAGATTTGGCATTGATGAAAGAACATTACAATGTGGTTAAAATATTGCCTGTAGATATGTTTCCTCAAACCCATCATGTTGAGAATATTGCATTGCTTATAAAAAAATAA
- a CDS encoding fumarate reductase/succinate dehydrogenase flavoprotein subunit, translating to MSKLDSKIPAGPLKDKWKHHKDHMNLVAPNNRDKIDIIVVGTGLAGGSAAATLAEQGYNVKAFCYQDSPRRAHSIAAQGGINAAKNYQGDGDSTYRLFYDTIKGGDYRAREANVYRLAEVSANIIDQCVSQGVPFGRDYGGQLDNRSFGGVQVKRTFYAKGQTGQQLLLGAYSAMSRQIGKGRIKMYNRHEMLDLVIVDGKARGIIARNLVTGEIERHSAHAVVIASGGYGNVYFLSTNAMGSNVSAAWKIHRKGAYFANPCYVQIHPTCIPVHGTQQSKLTLMSESLRNSGRIWVPKKIEDSVAIREGKLRPENIKEEDRDYYLERRYPAFGNLVPRDVASRAAKERCDAGFGIENNETKEGVYLDFSTEIMKKGKESAIEKHIHNPTDQQLYDLGKSWVEEKYGNLFVMYEKITADDPYKTPMKIYPAVHYTMGGIWVDYNLQSTIPGCFVIGEANFSDHGANRLGASALMQGLADGYFVLPYTIADYLSADIRTGEIPTNSGAFDEAEKGIKDKIDFFLNNKGTHSVDYFHKKLGNIMWNKVGMGRTPEGLKEAIQEIAEVRNEFWKDVKVPGEGEGMNTELEKAFRVADFLELGQLMAIDALQRNESCGGHFREDHSTPDGEAERDDVNYKYVAAWEYQGSDINHEILHKEDLIYDNIEVKTRSYK from the coding sequence ATGAGTAAATTAGATTCAAAGATTCCAGCAGGTCCTCTTAAGGACAAGTGGAAGCATCATAAAGACCATATGAACCTTGTTGCACCAAACAACAGAGATAAGATTGATATTATTGTTGTAGGTACAGGTTTAGCAGGAGGTTCTGCAGCAGCAACTCTTGCTGAGCAGGGCTATAATGTAAAAGCTTTCTGCTATCAGGATTCTCCAAGAAGAGCGCACTCTATTGCAGCTCAAGGGGGGATCAATGCAGCTAAGAATTACCAGGGAGATGGAGATTCAACGTATAGATTATTCTATGACACCATAAAAGGAGGAGATTACAGAGCAAGAGAAGCTAATGTATACAGATTGGCTGAAGTTTCTGCTAATATTATCGACCAGTGTGTTTCTCAGGGTGTTCCTTTCGGAAGAGATTACGGAGGTCAGCTGGATAACCGTTCATTTGGTGGGGTTCAGGTAAAAAGAACTTTCTACGCAAAAGGACAAACGGGTCAGCAGCTATTATTAGGTGCTTATTCTGCCATGAGCCGTCAGATCGGAAAAGGTAGAATTAAAATGTACAACCGTCACGAGATGTTAGATCTTGTTATTGTAGATGGTAAAGCAAGAGGAATTATTGCAAGGAATCTTGTAACAGGAGAAATTGAAAGACATTCTGCGCACGCAGTAGTTATTGCATCAGGTGGATACGGAAATGTTTATTTCCTTTCTACGAATGCGATGGGATCCAATGTTTCTGCAGCATGGAAAATTCACAGAAAAGGAGCTTACTTTGCTAACCCTTGTTATGTACAGATTCACCCGACGTGTATTCCTGTTCATGGAACACAACAGTCTAAATTAACCTTGATGTCTGAATCATTAAGAAACTCAGGAAGAATCTGGGTTCCTAAAAAGATTGAAGATTCAGTTGCCATCAGAGAAGGTAAATTAAGACCTGAAAATATCAAAGAAGAAGACAGAGATTATTATTTAGAGAGAAGATATCCTGCATTCGGTAACTTAGTACCTAGAGACGTTGCGTCAAGAGCTGCTAAAGAAAGATGTGATGCTGGTTTCGGAATCGAAAATAATGAGACTAAAGAAGGGGTATACCTTGATTTCTCTACAGAGATCATGAAAAAAGGTAAAGAATCCGCTATCGAAAAACATATTCATAACCCGACTGATCAACAGCTTTATGACTTAGGTAAAAGCTGGGTTGAAGAAAAGTATGGTAACTTATTCGTAATGTATGAAAAAATTACTGCGGATGATCCATATAAAACTCCAATGAAGATCTACCCTGCGGTTCACTATACTATGGGTGGTATCTGGGTGGATTACAATCTTCAGTCTACTATCCCTGGATGTTTCGTGATTGGAGAAGCCAACTTCTCAGACCACGGAGCCAACAGACTTGGAGCTTCTGCTTTGATGCAAGGGCTTGCTGATGGATATTTTGTACTTCCTTATACGATTGCAGATTATCTTTCTGCAGACATTAGAACGGGAGAGATTCCTACCAATTCAGGAGCATTCGATGAGGCTGAAAAAGGGATTAAAGATAAAATAGACTTCTTCTTAAACAATAAAGGAACTCATTCTGTAGACTATTTCCATAAGAAATTAGGAAATATCATGTGGAATAAAGTAGGTATGGGAAGAACTCCTGAAGGATTAAAAGAAGCAATTCAGGAAATCGCAGAGGTAAGAAACGAATTCTGGAAAGATGTGAAAGTACCTGGTGAAGGAGAGGGAATGAATACTGAGCTTGAAAAGGCATTCAGAGTAGCAGACTTCCTAGAGCTTGGTCAATTAATGGCTATCGATGCATTGCAGAGAAATGAATCTTGTGGTGGTCATTTCCGTGAGGATCACTCAACTCCTGATGGAGAGGCGGAAAGAGATGACGTAAATTATAAATACGTTGCAGCTTGGGAATATCAGGGATCAGATATCAATCATGAGATTCTGCACAAAGAAGACCTGATTTACGATAACATCGAGGTTAAAACTAGAAGTTACAAATAA
- a CDS encoding succinate dehydrogenase cytochrome b subunit — MAGLTSSTIGRKYAMALSAMFLLIFLILHLTTNLLSVINRDAFNTASDFMGYNPFVQFLMQPILGFAVIFHFVMGFVLEIKNNKARPIKYASNDASVNSSWMSRNMLISGAVILAFLALHLYDFWLHEINYKYVEGLTPDAERFWPELHEKFADIWRVALYVISFVLLGLHLAHGFQSSFQSIGARHPKYTPIIMAVGTWYSILIPLGFIFIALFHFITQ; from the coding sequence ATGGCAGGTTTAACGAGTTCTACAATAGGTAGAAAATATGCTATGGCATTATCAGCTATGTTTTTGCTGATTTTTCTTATTCTGCATTTAACAACAAATTTATTATCTGTTATAAATCGGGATGCTTTCAATACGGCATCAGATTTTATGGGGTATAATCCTTTTGTTCAGTTTTTAATGCAGCCTATTCTTGGTTTTGCAGTTATTTTCCATTTTGTTATGGGATTTGTACTGGAGATTAAGAATAATAAAGCGCGTCCTATTAAGTATGCATCTAACGACGCTTCTGTGAATTCTTCATGGATGTCCAGAAATATGCTTATTTCTGGAGCTGTTATTTTGGCTTTCTTGGCGCTACACTTATATGATTTCTGGCTACATGAAATAAACTACAAGTATGTAGAGGGACTAACTCCTGATGCAGAACGTTTCTGGCCGGAATTACATGAAAAGTTTGCTGACATCTGGAGAGTAGCTTTGTATGTGATCTCATTCGTATTATTGGGATTACACCTTGCTCACGGGTTTCAGTCTTCTTTCCAGTCAATTGGTGCAAGACACCCTAAGTATACCCCGATTATTATGGCGGTAGGGACATGGTATTCTATCCTGATCCCTCTTGGGTTTATTTTTATTGCATTATTTCATTTTATAACTCAATAA
- a CDS encoding succinate dehydrogenase/fumarate reductase iron-sulfur subunit, which translates to MSAKKGLHLTLKIWRQKNNKSKGQFETYKISDVSTDSSFLEMLDILNENLINEGKEPIAFDHDCREGICGMCSLYINGRAHGPDTGITTCQLHMRMFKDGETIVIEPWRSAAFPVIKDLMVDRSAFDRVMAAGGFISVNTSGNTLDANAILVPKEDADKAMDAAACIGCGACVATCKNGSAMLFVGAKVSQFALLPQGRVEAQRRVLNMVQAMDEEGFGNCSNTGACEVECPKGISLENIARMNREYMSALVDKG; encoded by the coding sequence ATGAGTGCAAAAAAAGGCTTACATCTTACGCTGAAAATTTGGAGACAAAAAAATAATAAATCTAAAGGTCAGTTTGAGACCTATAAAATATCGGATGTTTCTACAGACTCTTCATTTTTGGAGATGCTGGACATTCTTAATGAAAATTTAATTAACGAAGGAAAAGAACCGATTGCTTTCGATCACGACTGTCGTGAAGGAATCTGTGGTATGTGTTCTCTTTATATCAATGGTAGAGCTCATGGTCCTGATACAGGGATCACCACTTGTCAGCTTCACATGAGAATGTTCAAAGACGGTGAAACGATCGTTATTGAACCATGGAGAAGCGCAGCTTTCCCGGTAATTAAAGACTTAATGGTAGACAGAAGTGCATTTGACAGAGTAATGGCTGCAGGAGGATTCATTTCTGTGAATACTTCTGGAAATACATTGGATGCCAATGCTATTCTTGTTCCTAAAGAAGATGCGGATAAAGCAATGGATGCAGCAGCATGTATCGGTTGTGGTGCTTGTGTAGCTACATGTAAAAATGGTTCTGCCATGTTATTTGTAGGTGCTAAAGTTTCTCAGTTTGCATTACTTCCTCAAGGTAGGGTTGAGGCACAGAGAAGAGTTCTTAACATGGTTCAGGCTATGGATGAAGAAGGATTTGGTAACTGTTCCAACACTGGTGCTTGTGAAGTAGAATGTCCTAAAGGAATTTCTTTAGAGAATATTGCAAGAATGAACAGAGAATACATGTCAGCATTAGTAGACAAAGGATAA
- a CDS encoding DUF6452 family protein: MKYFKFLIVFALLGMLYSCGGDDDICESGEGTPRMKISFKSFETTKDITVDSLYVAVDYGSGKINLGKTANNTSRLIPLRVDDSPYTEIYFKRRLTGPESKVRVNYTTKASYVSPGCGVKKTYENLNSELPTPDNPVKKVEIGQNNIENEDKTNLFLFF, translated from the coding sequence ATGAAATATTTTAAATTTCTTATCGTATTCGCTCTGCTTGGGATGCTTTATTCATGTGGTGGAGATGACGATATCTGTGAAAGTGGTGAAGGAACTCCAAGAATGAAGATTTCTTTTAAATCGTTCGAGACTACCAAAGATATTACGGTTGACTCCCTGTATGTTGCAGTTGATTATGGCTCAGGTAAAATAAACCTCGGGAAAACTGCTAATAATACTTCCAGACTGATTCCGCTAAGGGTGGATGATTCTCCTTATACAGAAATTTATTTCAAAAGAAGACTTACTGGTCCTGAATCAAAAGTCAGAGTAAACTATACGACTAAAGCATCTTATGTTTCTCCGGGATGTGGTGTTAAGAAAACGTATGAAAATCTCAATTCTGAATTACCAACACCTGATAATCCTGTCAAGAAAGTTGAAATTGGACAAAATAATATAGAGAATGAAGACAAGACTAATCTTTTCCTGTTTTTTTAG
- a CDS encoding TlpA family protein disulfide reductase, with the protein MKKYLLLFIIAIFVMSCSKKVEVKGKITGGSPLERIEFIEASGVATLPLANIGVKNDGTFSGSFEAPKNGMYLISYAGKQNLVYLKKGQTLNISGNGMTFPSEYVITGDAKKNNDFFAASQKFLSNYAQTVNMNELMMKDEKGFLQGIEKVGKDITKNIDENVKKFSPDNEVINWKKNDLASTLLSITSQYEMRQSQNPSFKASKAFVDYENKLQENKDVMIKENPLYRQYLLSKMSPDFQKYAEANAKGKTDITTSELFAQYLKTKKDLSQTAKDYLLAFVMAQSDIHPGTPVKTTDKIKKIIDEDIKDATIKNDLTKIQVAVNGVKIGEVAPDASLVKQDGKSYKLSENKGKPYMLFFYASWNPYIGEATVPVLKEVVNFYKSKMNFVFVNVDDTKDQFIKTSGSLLKGIPGVNVYGDGGLDSDVAKKYGVYGFKLPCFVIIDKDGKIASRSFVNLGEPELVTILDKLTGLSAPKVNPNAQLQPGLGADPAAQQAVPQPQNPQPAPTK; encoded by the coding sequence ATGAAAAAATATCTTTTATTGTTTATCATCGCAATATTTGTGATGTCTTGCTCTAAAAAAGTAGAAGTAAAAGGAAAAATTACAGGTGGATCTCCATTAGAAAGAATAGAATTCATTGAAGCTTCAGGTGTTGCTACATTACCATTAGCCAACATCGGAGTAAAGAATGACGGAACTTTCTCAGGAAGCTTTGAGGCTCCTAAAAATGGGATGTACCTTATTTCTTATGCAGGAAAACAAAATCTGGTATATCTGAAAAAAGGACAAACCCTTAATATTTCAGGTAACGGAATGACATTCCCTAGCGAATATGTTATCACCGGAGATGCTAAAAAGAACAATGACTTTTTTGCTGCTTCTCAAAAATTCCTTTCTAATTATGCTCAGACCGTGAACATGAATGAACTGATGATGAAAGATGAGAAAGGCTTTCTTCAGGGAATTGAAAAAGTAGGAAAAGATATTACTAAAAATATTGATGAGAACGTTAAAAAGTTCAGTCCTGACAATGAAGTAATCAACTGGAAGAAAAATGACCTTGCAAGTACTTTGCTATCCATTACTTCTCAGTATGAAATGAGACAAAGCCAGAATCCATCATTTAAAGCAAGTAAAGCTTTTGTAGATTATGAGAATAAGCTTCAGGAGAATAAGGATGTAATGATCAAGGAAAATCCTTTATACAGACAATACCTGCTTTCTAAGATGAGTCCGGATTTTCAAAAATATGCTGAAGCTAACGCTAAAGGGAAAACAGATATCACAACATCTGAGTTGTTTGCTCAATATTTAAAAACTAAAAAAGATTTGTCTCAAACTGCTAAGGATTACCTTTTAGCATTTGTAATGGCTCAATCTGATATTCATCCTGGGACACCGGTTAAAACTACGGATAAGATTAAAAAAATCATTGACGAAGATATCAAAGATGCTACTATTAAAAATGACCTGACTAAAATTCAGGTTGCAGTTAATGGAGTAAAAATAGGAGAAGTTGCTCCCGATGCATCTTTAGTAAAGCAAGACGGAAAGTCTTATAAGCTTTCTGAAAACAAAGGAAAACCATATATGTTATTCTTCTATGCATCTTGGAATCCATATATCGGAGAAGCTACAGTTCCTGTATTGAAAGAGGTAGTGAATTTTTATAAATCAAAAATGAATTTTGTATTTGTAAATGTTGACGATACAAAAGATCAGTTTATCAAAACAAGCGGTTCATTATTAAAAGGAATTCCGGGAGTTAATGTATACGGAGACGGAGGATTGGATTCCGATGTTGCTAAGAAATACGGAGTTTATGGATTTAAATTACCTTGCTTTGTAATTATTGATAAAGACGGTAAAATTGCCAGTAGATCTTTTGTTAATTTAGGAGAACCGGAATTAGTAACGATTCTTGATAAATTAACAGGGCTTTCTGCTCCGAAAGTTAACCCTAATGCACAATTACAGCCAGGTTTAGGCGCTGATCCAGCTGCACAACAAGCAGTTCCTCAGCCTCAAAATCCTCAACCTGCTCCAACAAAATAA
- a CDS encoding reprolysin-like metallopeptidase, producing the protein MKKRITTTLLCSLLSISAMAQWKPTTPVGEATKSSHVRNYYELNINMIKDQLKNAQETGSNAKPVQISLPTLDGKVEKFAVYSFPVVVKELADQYGLGSYVGVGIDDPSKFLRFSVASNDFQSMIIKNGKSEFIEPVNAQKTVYGVHPKTDKSKEGFLCSMNEDLLSKQEIDKLYKSGAAFTNQATNFAKASDKKYRTLRLAMSVTGEYTQFHGGTVTGALAAINATLTRVNGVFEKDFALHLNLQNFPGVIYTNPATDPYSAAGAGAGGAWTLELQNTLTANVGNDNYDIGHLFGASGGGGNAGCIGCVCINPTASQPKGKGSGYTSPANSIPQGDSFDIDYVAHEFGHQLGANHTFSHGLEGTGVNVEPGSGSTIMGYAGITGPNTDVQPHSDDYFHIASIKQVQANLINKTCDVETTVANNPPVIAVLPTYNIPKGTAFVLTASATDAENDPITYSWEEVDNASVTINKNNLGTTATGASFRSGVPSTNPTRYFPKFSSVLAGTLDNSLNTWESVSMVPRTTKFSVAVRDNNPIANQQQTQFAEQTIVVGNDGPFKINSMYAFSNAPTPITWDVANTTAAPYSVANVKIDYTTDNGTTWTVLSASTANDGSETYTFPASLNGQTIKLRVASIGNVFYAVRSMSVITLAPCDGTAPSAVTVNTITTSSAVVNWAPVNGATYSIRYKKSSATTWSQTTSPTNSVTLNGLEVMTMYDVQVAAICSGTTGTYSATTQFTTLSYCALTSASPSDEYISNVTLANLNNTSGPSTYTNYTTDPTKTVTLVKGSTNNMVSVTKTWTGTLYNEGVRVWIDFNKDGVFDATEMVMSSSPSQVPTVTSTFTVPVSSVLNSPLRMRVALRYNTLPQACTSYDYGEVEDYNVVVTDVLAVTDVNASNNGIQMYPNPTSEILNITKVSDKAAYKIYNAAGQLVGSGNIRDGKVNVSSLVTGAYVIAIDDKGKDVFKSKFVKK; encoded by the coding sequence ATGAAAAAAAGAATTACTACTACTTTGTTATGTAGTTTGCTATCTATTTCCGCTATGGCACAATGGAAACCCACTACACCTGTGGGTGAAGCAACTAAATCATCCCATGTTCGAAATTACTATGAGCTGAATATAAATATGATCAAAGATCAGCTCAAAAATGCCCAGGAGACGGGATCTAATGCAAAACCAGTACAAATATCTCTTCCTACTCTTGATGGTAAAGTTGAAAAGTTTGCTGTTTATAGCTTTCCTGTGGTTGTTAAAGAATTAGCAGATCAATATGGCTTGGGTTCCTATGTAGGAGTTGGTATTGACGACCCTTCTAAGTTTTTAAGATTCAGTGTTGCTTCGAATGATTTTCAGTCGATGATTATCAAAAATGGAAAATCTGAATTTATAGAACCTGTAAATGCACAAAAAACAGTGTATGGTGTGCATCCGAAAACGGATAAAAGTAAGGAAGGTTTTTTATGCTCGATGAATGAAGATCTGCTATCTAAACAAGAGATAGATAAACTTTATAAAAGTGGAGCAGCATTTACGAATCAGGCAACTAATTTTGCAAAAGCTTCTGACAAAAAATATAGAACCTTGAGACTGGCTATGTCAGTAACGGGTGAGTATACCCAATTCCACGGGGGAACAGTTACAGGAGCTTTAGCTGCAATTAATGCTACTCTGACAAGGGTAAACGGAGTTTTTGAAAAAGATTTTGCATTGCATCTTAATTTGCAGAATTTTCCAGGGGTAATTTATACAAATCCTGCTACAGACCCATATTCAGCAGCGGGTGCGGGAGCTGGAGGAGCGTGGACTCTGGAATTACAAAATACGCTTACAGCAAATGTCGGGAATGATAATTATGATATAGGACATTTGTTCGGAGCATCAGGAGGTGGCGGTAATGCCGGATGTATCGGATGTGTATGTATAAATCCAACGGCTTCACAGCCTAAAGGTAAGGGATCCGGATATACTTCTCCTGCGAATAGTATACCGCAGGGAGATAGTTTTGATATCGATTATGTTGCGCATGAATTCGGACACCAGCTTGGTGCTAATCATACCTTCTCTCATGGTCTTGAAGGAACAGGAGTGAATGTAGAGCCGGGTTCAGGATCTACGATTATGGGATATGCCGGGATTACAGGACCGAATACAGATGTTCAGCCGCACTCGGATGATTATTTCCATATTGCCAGTATCAAACAGGTACAGGCTAACCTGATCAATAAAACCTGTGATGTAGAAACTACTGTTGCTAATAATCCACCTGTGATTGCCGTATTACCTACTTATAATATTCCTAAAGGAACGGCGTTCGTATTAACGGCATCTGCGACTGATGCTGAAAATGATCCGATAACATACAGTTGGGAAGAAGTAGATAATGCGAGTGTTACAATTAATAAGAATAACTTAGGAACCACGGCTACGGGAGCTTCATTCAGATCCGGAGTACCTAGCACAAATCCAACACGTTATTTTCCTAAATTTTCTTCTGTATTAGCAGGAACTTTAGATAATAGTCTGAATACCTGGGAATCTGTTTCTATGGTGCCGAGAACTACCAAGTTTTCTGTTGCCGTAAGAGATAACAACCCTATTGCCAACCAACAGCAGACTCAGTTTGCAGAACAAACTATTGTTGTAGGTAATGACGGACCGTTTAAAATTAATTCAATGTATGCATTTTCTAATGCACCTACACCAATAACGTGGGATGTTGCTAATACAACAGCAGCTCCGTATAGTGTAGCCAATGTGAAAATAGATTATACTACTGATAATGGAACTACCTGGACGGTACTTTCTGCTTCTACAGCGAATGACGGTTCTGAAACATATACCTTTCCTGCTAGTTTAAACGGGCAAACGATTAAGTTAAGAGTAGCTTCTATCGGAAATGTTTTTTATGCGGTACGCTCAATGTCTGTTATAACATTAGCACCATGTGATGGTACTGCGCCTAGTGCCGTTACAGTGAATACTATTACAACATCATCTGCTGTGGTTAATTGGGCGCCTGTTAATGGGGCAACCTATTCCATCCGTTATAAAAAATCCTCAGCTACAACATGGAGTCAAACCACATCACCAACGAATAGCGTAACACTAAATGGTTTGGAAGTAATGACAATGTACGATGTGCAGGTGGCTGCGATCTGTTCTGGTACAACCGGAACGTATAGTGCGACAACTCAGTTTACAACCTTGTCTTACTGTGCCCTTACTTCTGCATCTCCAAGTGATGAATACATTTCAAATGTAACATTAGCAAATCTGAATAATACCTCCGGACCAAGTACCTATACTAATTATACTACGGATCCTACAAAAACAGTGACACTTGTAAAAGGATCAACGAATAATATGGTATCTGTTACCAAAACATGGACGGGGACTTTATATAACGAAGGGGTAAGAGTCTGGATAGATTTTAATAAAGATGGAGTGTTTGATGCTACCGAAATGGTGATGAGCTCTTCGCCGAGCCAGGTACCAACAGTAACCTCTACATTTACTGTTCCTGTGAGCTCAGTATTGAATAGCCCGCTTAGAATGAGAGTAGCATTGCGTTATAATACATTGCCACAAGCATGTACATCATATGATTACGGCGAAGTGGAAGATTATAATGTTGTAGTAACTGATGTATTAGCTGTAACTGATGTTAATGCTTCAAATAATGGAATTCAAATGTATCCTAATCCGACTTCAGAAATATTGAATATTACTAAAGTTTCTGATAAAGCAGCTTATAAAATTTATAATGCGGCAGGCCAGCTGGTTGGTAGTGGAAATATCAGAGATGGAAAAGTTAATGTTTCGTCTTTAGTTACGGGAGCATATGTGATTGCAATCGATGATAAAGGAAAAGATGTATTTAAATCTAAATTTGTTAAAAAGTAA
- a CDS encoding DUF6048 family protein: protein MKTRLIFSCFFSIISLLGFAQEKKVEAPKEKYKPNFMVGFDALNAGVAFFSDRKLYQGFISSKIKGSLHGVAEAGFEKNIYQKNGYDAKVSGPFIKLGVFYMLAKDPENEFNGFYAGGKAGGSFYTQEYMAIPVRGFGGSGSSLAFPSSTQSSYWLEGVIGGRVQLFESNFYIDINLQPKYMVYTTKQDDIQPMIVPGFGRSSSKFNMGFAWNIAYKF, encoded by the coding sequence ATGAAGACAAGACTAATCTTTTCCTGTTTTTTTAGCATAATAAGCTTACTGGGTTTTGCCCAGGAAAAGAAAGTGGAAGCCCCAAAAGAGAAATATAAACCGAATTTTATGGTTGGTTTCGATGCTCTTAATGCGGGTGTTGCTTTTTTTTCAGATAGAAAATTATATCAGGGATTTATCTCTTCAAAAATTAAAGGGAGCTTGCATGGTGTTGCAGAAGCTGGTTTTGAAAAGAATATATATCAGAAAAACGGGTATGATGCTAAAGTAAGCGGTCCTTTTATAAAATTGGGAGTATTTTATATGCTTGCTAAAGATCCTGAAAATGAATTTAACGGCTTTTATGCCGGAGGAAAAGCAGGAGGCTCATTTTATACTCAGGAATATATGGCGATACCAGTACGTGGATTTGGTGGAAGCGGTTCTTCCCTTGCTTTTCCTTCGTCTACACAATCTTCTTATTGGCTGGAGGGAGTAATAGGCGGGAGAGTTCAGTTGTTTGAATCGAATTTTTATATAGACATTAATCTTCAGCCCAAGTATATGGTGTATACTACAAAACAGGATGATATCCAGCCTATGATTGTACCTGGGTTTGGGAGAAGTTCATCCAAATTTAATATGGGCTTTGCCTGGAATATTGCCTATAAGTTTTAA